The following proteins are encoded in a genomic region of Cryptomeria japonica chromosome 11, Sugi_1.0, whole genome shotgun sequence:
- the LOC131068120 gene encoding potassium channel AKT2/3 yields the protein MGPFSENISFPPEKEAYRVIIYRHHPSKNGRETGNMVNLPRTIDHLLKLAGRIYGFHPVKVFNEDGAQIEDLNVIRDNDRLFLSDREELEQTFHGKWLKQF from the exons ATGGGCCCTTTTTCAGAGAACATAAGTTTTCCTCCTGAGAAAGAAGCTTACAGAGTGATAATTTACAGGCATCATCCCAGCAAAAATGGAAGAGAGACCGGAAATATGGTTAATTTGCCACGCACAATCGATCATCTTTTAAAATTAGCTG GTAGAATCTATGGATTTCATCCTGTTAAAGTATTCAATGAAGATGGTGCACAAATTGAGGACTTGAATGTCATCAGAGACAATGATAGGTTGTTTCTTTCTGACAGGGAAGAGCTTGAACAGACATTTCATGGGAAGTGGCTGAAACAATTTTGA